TAAACACAATAGTTTTGTTATTTGTctcatgaaaaaacaacaacacagtatTGGCAGCCACTTTGTATGGCCTGTTGTGTGAAATTAACTCAATATGACAACACTTATTGATGcatgcatttatttatctatattaatttacatgtatatatttacaatgtttCCAGTTCATGATGACATCCTCAGCAAGTGACAAAAATTTCGAGTATCAGAATTTCATACAGTTGctcatttttaaaatacagtGCTCCCCCTAAtgtaagaaatatattttaatttgttgaTCAAACCAATTGTTCTTTAAGAATATCATAATGCAGATTCAGTGGTGCCCAATAACTAAAACATATCAGAGGAAGCTATGCCTCTAACCACAGAGGGAGTCAAAGTGAGGATCCATATACATCTGTTCATAGATCTTCCCATTTTTTTCACGACTTTGTAATCACATCGACAGGTTTCCTCATCCTTCAAATAAAatatgagattttttttttgctggaatCGTTCATCACTGGTCAAATAGTCCAGACATCTCTGAACTGCACTCCGTCCACCGCCAGGATTATTCCATGCCAAAGAGACAATAGAAAAAGTAAATGTCCAGGTGTATGAAAAATGTCTCTATATTTAAGACACAGATGACACTTCTGTCTTGCTGGCAGAGACTGAGGTCTCGTCCTCCACCATGCCGCCCATTCCAATAGTGCTCAGCATGCAGTTACGGAACTGAAAAGGACACAACAacggtttgaataaaaaaagcatgcatTTGCAATAAGATGAGTTTAAaggaaaacactgaaaaatTTAAGATAATTTTATTATGAACCAACCTGTTTGTTTAACAGTACGTAGATAACAGGGTTGTACAGAGCTGAGCTCTTTGCAAAGAAGGCGGGGATGGCTGCTGTCAGGGCTGAGAAGGGAGCTCCTTTGTTCAAGAAGATCCAACCGGCAAAACTGGCATATGGCACCCAAGCTACTAGGAAGCCAAAGACCATCAAGATGCACATGCGTGTCACCTCCTTCTCAGCTTTCTGGGTAGACTCTGATTCTTGCTGCTGGGCTGCGGCCTAAAGTGTTTAATGTAATCAATGATGAGTTCAATAAATTGGTTTGGCTACATATAGGAGTGTTTATCTGAATGTCAACAATAACATACATTTTACTTACAGCTTTGACTGTCAGCACAAGGCTTCCATAAGTAAAGAAAATGATGAAGACGGGAGTAAAGAAGTGGACCACAAACATGTAGATGACGAATGATTCGTTGTTGAAGCCTGGAGCCAGAGTGTAGTAGTCAGGTCCACACGAGCACTGCATGCCCTCAGGAATGTACCTGTGTGAAgttaaagtaaaatgtgtatGCACGCATCCATGCTCTTATATTAACAGGTATTTACCCAGTGCATCTACAGGATCaagaaaaacagtttgttttatatatatatctatatatatagatatagagatatatatatatatatatatatatatatatatcatcataTATATCATCTTTTGCAGGGAACCTTAAAATAGAAATTTACAATGAACTAAAATATGAGATTTAAAAGAATGTGCTTGTTACCTGGACCAGCCAAAAAGAGGGGGAGCAGCACATGCCATAGCCATGATCCAGGTGAAAAGGACTCCAGCTCCTGCATGAGTACCAGAGAACTTGAAGCTTCCCATGGGTTTGCAGACTACGATGTATCTTTCAACAGCAAGAACCACCAGGGACCAGAGAGCAACTTCACCTGTAGACAGAAAAGTCAAATGAATTCATGTGAAGCAACATGCTTTTTCAAATGCATTGAAGACACACTGAAGAATAAACTTCTTGATTCGCCTTTCTTACCTCCTAATGTGGCCATGAATCCCTCAAGAGCACACGCAAAGGCTCCGAGAATGAAGTAGCCATTGACAGCCGacgtgatggtgatggtgaatCCAAAGGCGCACATAATGAGCCCCGCCACAGCCAGGTTGACCAGGATGTAGTTGAGAGGTTGCCGGAGCTTCTTGTTCTGGGCTGTGACCAACAATGTCAGACCATTGATGGGAGTTCCGGTGCAGACCAGGAAGAACATGTAGAGAGCTAGAATCTTAAACATAATGGGATCGGCCAAATAATACTGCTGGTATTCATAGGGACTTCTAACAACCCCGGTCCTGTTGGACATGGGGATGTAGAAGTTGTTGCCCTCTGTGCCATTGGGCTCGAGTCCTCCTTCCCAGGCCATCTTCTGCTAGTCCGTCTTCCTTTTCAGCTTATTCGCCAAGAGAACCAAAGAGTGGCAGTGGACTCGACAGTCAGAGTAGACGATCAGATCAGCAGAGTCTGATTTTTATACCTCACTACTAACCCTATCATTAAGTTGCCAACATGGGATTAAAGGATACAAATTGAAA
The Gasterosteus aculeatus chromosome 17, fGasAcu3.hap1.1, whole genome shotgun sequence DNA segment above includes these coding regions:
- the LOC120835729 gene encoding green-sensitive opsin-like, whose amino-acid sequence is MAWEGGLEPNGTEGNNFYIPMSNRTGVVRSPYEYQQYYLADPIMFKILALYMFFLVCTGTPINGLTLLVTAQNKKLRQPLNYILVNLAVAGLIMCAFGFTITITSAVNGYFILGAFACALEGFMATLGGEVALWSLVVLAVERYIVVCKPMGSFKFSGTHAGAGVLFTWIMAMACAAPPLFGWSRYIPEGMQCSCGPDYYTLAPGFNNESFVIYMFVVHFFTPVFIIFFTYGSLVLTVKAAAAQQQESESTQKAEKEVTRMCILMVFGFLVAWVPYASFAGWIFLNKGAPFSALTAAIPAFFAKSSALYNPVIYVLLNKQFRNCMLSTIGMGGMVEDETSVSASKTEVSSVS